A single region of the Streptococcus macedonicus ACA-DC 198 genome encodes:
- the smf gene encoding Rossmann fold nucleotide-binding protein Smf possibly involved in DNA uptake gives MNNFELFKLKKAGLTNLNILAILDYQEKQEKSLSLRNMAVVSKCKNPILFMEKYKALDTKELHKEFNRFPSISILDGEYPLELKYCYNPPVLLFYQGNLELLNRSKMAVVGARTASTTGTKSVQKIIKELGNHFAIVSGLARGIDTSAHLSALKNGGASIAVIGCGLDVYYPKENKQLQEYMAKNHLVLSEYVAGEAPLKFHFPERNRIIAGLSQGVIVVEAKLRSGSLITCERALEEGRDVFAIPGNILDGKSDGCHHLIKEGAKCVISGLDILSEYQI, from the coding sequence ATGAATAATTTTGAACTGTTTAAATTAAAAAAAGCAGGATTAACAAATCTTAACATTTTAGCTATTTTGGATTATCAAGAAAAGCAAGAGAAATCACTATCTTTGCGTAATATGGCAGTCGTCTCAAAATGTAAAAATCCTATCCTTTTTATGGAAAAATACAAAGCACTAGACACCAAAGAATTGCACAAAGAATTTAATCGTTTTCCTAGTATTTCCATACTAGATGGCGAATACCCATTAGAGCTCAAATATTGTTATAATCCACCTGTTTTGCTGTTTTATCAAGGAAATTTAGAGTTACTCAATCGCTCCAAAATGGCGGTGGTAGGAGCGCGAACAGCCTCAACAACAGGAACTAAATCTGTACAGAAAATCATCAAAGAACTCGGAAATCATTTTGCTATTGTTAGCGGCCTGGCACGTGGCATTGATACCAGTGCGCATTTATCAGCTCTAAAAAACGGTGGTGCATCGATTGCCGTTATCGGTTGCGGACTGGACGTTTATTATCCCAAAGAAAATAAGCAGTTGCAGGAGTACATGGCTAAAAATCACCTCGTATTAAGTGAGTACGTAGCAGGAGAAGCACCGCTGAAATTCCATTTTCCAGAGCGAAATCGTATTATTGCAGGTTTATCACAAGGCGTTATCGTAGTAGAAGCTAAGCTGCGCTCAGGCAGTTTGATTACGTGCGAAAGAGCATTGGAAGAAGGACGAGACGTTTTTGCCATTCCAGGAAATATTTTAGATGGAAAATCTGATGGCTGTCATCATTTGATAAAAGAAGGCGCAAAATGCGTTATATCAGGCTTAGATATCCTTTCGGAATATCAAATATAA
- the maa gene encoding Maltose O-acetyltransferase, which translates to MTSEKEKMLAGQLYDAGDAELTAMRLEARRKMKLFNNEDDRDKQREIIKTLFGSTGEKLTMNPRFVCDYGSNIYVGENFYANYNCTMLDICEIHIGDNAMFGPNCQLLTPLHPLDAKERISGLEYGAPITIGDNAWFGGGVTILPGVTLGDNVVVGAGAVVTKSFGDNVVLAGNPAKIIKTLD; encoded by the coding sequence ATGACAAGCGAGAAAGAAAAAATGTTAGCTGGGCAACTATACGATGCTGGAGATGCAGAGCTAACTGCCATGCGTCTGGAAGCACGCCGAAAAATGAAGTTGTTTAATAACGAGGACGATCGTGATAAGCAAAGAGAAATTATAAAAACTCTGTTTGGGTCAACAGGTGAAAAATTAACAATGAATCCACGTTTTGTTTGTGATTATGGTTCAAATATTTATGTGGGTGAGAATTTCTATGCCAATTATAACTGTACCATGCTTGATATCTGCGAGATTCACATTGGTGACAACGCAATGTTTGGACCAAATTGTCAATTGTTAACACCGTTACACCCACTTGATGCCAAAGAACGTATTTCAGGTCTTGAATACGGTGCACCAATCACTATTGGAGATAATGCCTGGTTTGGCGGCGGCGTGACCATTTTACCTGGGGTTACCTTAGGAGACAACGTTGTCGTTGGTGCTGGCGCAGTCGTCACAAAATCTTTTGGTGATAACGTGGTTCTTGCTGGAAATCCTGCAAAAATCATAAAAACGCTTGATTAA
- the rnhB gene encoding Ribonuclease HII has protein sequence MATVKEVKEVLAAIESLDDARWQAYESDSRAGVQKAIQHRKKAIQANIDEDLRLENMLRYEKELYQQGYQAIAGIDEVGRGPLAGPVVTACVILPKNCKIKHLNDSKKIPKKHHEEIYQEILARALGIGIGIVDNNVIDQINIYEATKVGMLQAINQLKGEVVKPDYLLIDAMHLETSIPQQSLIKGDANSLSIAAASILAKVTRDRMMADCAKDYPGYAFEKNVGYGTKEHLEGLKKYGITPIHRKTFEPIKSMLKEP, from the coding sequence ATGGCGACTGTTAAAGAAGTCAAAGAAGTGCTAGCAGCGATTGAGAGCCTTGATGACGCACGCTGGCAAGCTTATGAGTCAGATAGTCGTGCAGGTGTCCAAAAGGCGATTCAGCATCGTAAAAAAGCCATTCAAGCGAATATTGATGAAGACTTGCGCTTGGAAAATATGCTGCGCTACGAAAAAGAACTTTATCAACAAGGTTACCAAGCCATTGCTGGAATCGATGAAGTTGGTAGAGGACCATTAGCAGGCCCTGTTGTCACAGCATGCGTTATTCTTCCAAAAAATTGTAAAATTAAACACCTCAATGATTCTAAAAAAATTCCTAAGAAACACCATGAGGAAATTTATCAAGAAATCCTTGCACGTGCTTTAGGAATTGGAATCGGAATTGTTGACAATAATGTCATTGACCAGATTAATATCTACGAAGCTACAAAAGTCGGTATGTTGCAAGCCATTAATCAACTGAAAGGTGAGGTGGTAAAACCTGATTATCTTTTAATTGATGCCATGCATTTGGAAACTTCGATCCCACAACAATCACTCATCAAAGGTGATGCCAACTCCTTATCAATTGCAGCAGCTTCTATCCTTGCTAAAGTAACACGTGACCGCATGATGGCTGACTGTGCCAAAGATTATCCTGGGTATGCCTTTGAAAAAAATGTTGGCTATGGAACCAAAGAGCACTTAGAAGGACTGAAAAAATATGGCATCACACCAATTCACCGTAAAACATTCGAACCAATAAAATCCATGCTAAAGGAGCCTTAA
- the rbgA gene encoding 50S ribosomal subunit maturation GTPase RbgA has translation MANIQWFPGHMSKARRQVQENLKHVDFVTILVDARLPLSSQNPMLTKIVGDKPKLMILNKADLADSNRTKEWRNYFEKQGIKTLAVNSKEQATVKLVTDAAKSLMADKIAKLRERGIQKETLRTMIIGIPNAGKSTLMNRLAGKKIAVVGNKPGVTKGQQWLKSNKDLEILDTPGILWPKFEDEVVGLKLALTGAIKDQLLPMDEVTIFGINFFKKYYPERLVERFKGINLEEEAPEIIMAMTQKLGFRDDYDRFYSLFVKDVREGKLGRYTLDVVGEVENGDC, from the coding sequence ATGGCTAATATCCAATGGTTTCCTGGGCATATGTCAAAAGCACGCCGACAAGTTCAGGAAAATCTAAAACACGTTGATTTTGTAACAATTTTGGTTGACGCTCGTTTACCACTATCAAGCCAAAATCCAATGTTAACCAAAATCGTCGGAGATAAACCGAAATTGATGATTCTGAACAAAGCCGACCTTGCTGATAGCAATCGAACAAAAGAATGGCGTAACTATTTTGAAAAACAAGGTATCAAAACCTTAGCTGTTAATTCTAAAGAACAAGCTACTGTAAAATTGGTAACCGATGCCGCCAAATCACTAATGGCTGACAAAATAGCTAAATTACGTGAACGTGGCATTCAAAAAGAAACTTTGCGCACAATGATTATCGGTATTCCAAACGCTGGTAAATCAACATTAATGAATCGTTTAGCAGGTAAAAAAATTGCAGTTGTTGGTAATAAACCAGGGGTTACTAAAGGACAACAATGGCTTAAATCTAATAAAGACTTGGAAATCCTAGATACCCCAGGAATTCTTTGGCCAAAATTCGAAGATGAAGTAGTAGGGCTCAAACTCGCCTTAACAGGTGCTATCAAGGACCAGCTTTTGCCAATGGATGAAGTAACGATTTTTGGAATTAATTTCTTTAAAAAATACTATCCAGAACGTCTTGTTGAACGCTTCAAAGGTATCAACTTAGAAGAAGAAGCGCCTGAGATTATTATGGCTATGACACAAAAATTGGGCTTTCGTGATGATTATGACCGTTTTTACAGCCTTTTTGTTAAAGATGTCCGCGAAGGCAAACTTGGTCGTTACACTCTGGACGTCGTAGGAGAAGTTGAAAATGGCGACTGTTAA
- a CDS encoding ABC transporter ATP-binding protein translates to MSILEVKHLSHGFGERTIFEDVSFRLLKGEHIGLVGANGEGKSTFMSIVTGHLQPDEGKVEWSKYVTAGYLDQHTVLEAGMNVRDVLRTAFDELFKTEARINEIYMSMADDGADMDALMEEVGELQERLESRDFYTLDAKIDEVARALGVMDFGMDSDVTELSGGQRTKVLLAKLLLEKPDILLLDEPTNYLDAEHIEWLKRYLQNYENAFVLISHDIPFLNDVINIVYHVENHDLVRYTGDYDNFQAVYAMKKAQLEAAYERQQKEIADLQDFVNRNKARVATRNMAMSRQKKLDKMERIELQSEKPKPSFEFKESRTPSRFIFQTKDLEIGYDHPLTKPLNLTFERNQKVAIIGANGIGKTTLLKSLLGIIPPISGNVERGDYIELGYFEQEVSAGNRQTPLEAVWDAFPALNQAEVRAALARCGLTSKHIESQIQVLSGGEQAKVRFCLLMNRENNVLVLDEPTNHLDVDAKEELKRALKAYKGSILMVCHEPDFYEGWTEVWDFNELM, encoded by the coding sequence ATGAGTATTTTAGAAGTTAAACATTTAAGTCATGGTTTTGGTGAGCGCACGATTTTTGAGGATGTCTCATTTCGTCTGTTAAAAGGGGAGCATATCGGTCTTGTCGGAGCCAATGGTGAAGGAAAATCAACCTTTATGAGCATTGTTACTGGTCATTTGCAGCCAGATGAGGGAAAAGTAGAGTGGTCAAAATACGTAACGGCTGGTTATTTGGATCAACACACGGTTCTTGAGGCAGGAATGAACGTGCGTGACGTTTTGCGAACAGCTTTTGATGAGCTTTTCAAGACAGAAGCACGTATCAACGAGATTTATATGTCTATGGCGGATGATGGTGCTGATATGGACGCTTTGATGGAAGAAGTAGGGGAACTACAAGAACGTCTGGAATCACGTGATTTTTACACCTTAGACGCTAAAATCGATGAAGTCGCGCGTGCCCTTGGTGTGATGGATTTTGGTATGGATTCTGATGTTACCGAACTTTCTGGTGGGCAACGTACCAAGGTGTTATTGGCAAAACTGTTGCTTGAAAAGCCAGATATCTTACTTTTGGATGAACCGACTAACTACCTTGATGCCGAACACATCGAATGGTTGAAACGTTATTTACAGAATTACGAGAATGCCTTTGTCTTGATTTCACATGACATTCCATTCTTAAATGATGTTATCAATATCGTTTATCACGTGGAAAATCATGATTTGGTTCGTTATACTGGTGATTATGATAATTTCCAAGCTGTTTATGCCATGAAAAAAGCACAATTAGAAGCAGCTTATGAACGTCAACAGAAAGAAATCGCAGACTTGCAAGATTTTGTTAATCGTAACAAGGCGCGTGTTGCAACACGTAATATGGCAATGTCACGTCAGAAAAAATTGGATAAGATGGAACGCATCGAGTTACAATCTGAAAAACCGAAACCCTCTTTTGAATTTAAAGAGTCACGTACACCAAGTCGTTTCATCTTCCAGACAAAAGATTTAGAAATTGGTTATGACCACCCATTGACAAAACCACTCAATCTTACTTTTGAGCGCAATCAGAAAGTGGCTATCATTGGTGCCAATGGTATCGGTAAAACGACTTTGCTGAAAAGCTTGCTTGGTATTATCCCGCCAATTTCAGGCAATGTAGAACGAGGTGATTATATCGAGCTCGGTTATTTTGAACAAGAAGTCTCAGCTGGAAATCGTCAAACACCCCTTGAAGCTGTCTGGGATGCTTTCCCAGCACTCAATCAAGCAGAAGTCCGTGCGGCACTTGCTCGCTGTGGTTTGACATCAAAACACATCGAAAGCCAAATTCAAGTGCTCTCAGGTGGTGAACAAGCCAAAGTTCGCTTCTGTTTATTAATGAATCGTGAGAATAACGTTCTTGTCCTTGACGAACCAACCAACCACTTGGACGTTGATGCCAAAGAAGAACTCAAACGTGCCTTAAAAGCCTACAAAGGAAGCATTCTCATGGTTTGCCACGAACCCGATTTTTACGAAGGTTGGACAGAAGTCTGGGACTTTAACGAACTTATGTAA